The following are from one region of the Actinomycetota bacterium genome:
- the gatB gene encoding Asp-tRNA(Asn)/Glu-tRNA(Gln) amidotransferase subunit GatB, protein MEFESVIGLEIHVELDTESKMFCGCGTRFGEAPNTQTCPVCLGMPGSLPVPNKKAVEYVIRTGLAIFCDISLFSQFHRKNYFYPDMPKNYQISQYDTPLCIDGHVDLEMEDYATTIGVTRIHLEEDTGKLLHIGGAGRIAGADYSQVDFNRAGVPLMEIVSEPDIRTPEEAKAYAQKLRAVLVSLGVSDCNMDQGSMRVDANISLRPVGQEEFGVKAELKNLNSFRSLQRGLAYEIERQTKALENGEAIVQETRHWDETKNTTSTLRTKEYAHDYRYFPDPDLVPMEFDPEWIEGLRAELPELPDERKERYMSDFGLPAHDANLLVETKATGDFFEAAAALYGGDAKIISNWILGDLTYYLNAENVEIDASEIKPAHLVEMVELIDDGTISGKIAKEIFSEMFKTGKLPKAIVEEKGMTQISGEDEIAKIVDDVIAQNPDAVREFHDGKERAFGFLVGQAMRLTKGRGNPGLINKLLKERL, encoded by the coding sequence ATGGAATTTGAAAGCGTAATCGGCTTAGAGATACATGTCGAACTCGACACCGAGAGCAAGATGTTTTGCGGCTGCGGCACGCGTTTTGGAGAGGCGCCCAATACGCAGACCTGCCCGGTTTGCCTCGGCATGCCCGGCTCGCTGCCGGTTCCGAACAAAAAAGCGGTCGAGTATGTTATCAGGACGGGTCTGGCGATATTCTGCGACATCTCCCTTTTCAGCCAGTTCCACCGAAAGAACTACTTCTATCCCGACATGCCTAAGAACTACCAGATATCCCAGTATGACACTCCCCTCTGCATCGACGGGCACGTCGATTTAGAGATGGAAGATTACGCGACGACGATAGGCGTCACCCGGATTCACCTCGAAGAGGACACCGGCAAGCTTCTCCATATCGGCGGCGCCGGCAGGATAGCGGGCGCGGACTATAGCCAAGTAGATTTCAACCGGGCGGGAGTCCCGTTGATGGAGATCGTCTCGGAGCCGGATATTCGCACGCCGGAAGAGGCCAAGGCGTACGCGCAGAAGCTCCGCGCGGTTCTCGTCTCACTCGGGGTCTCCGACTGCAATATGGACCAGGGCTCGATGCGGGTCGACGCCAATATCTCTCTTCGCCCCGTTGGACAGGAGGAGTTCGGCGTCAAAGCCGAGCTGAAAAACCTCAATTCGTTCCGGTCGCTCCAGCGTGGGCTCGCATACGAGATAGAGCGCCAGACAAAAGCCCTTGAGAACGGGGAGGCTATAGTCCAAGAGACGCGGCACTGGGACGAGACCAAGAACACGACGAGCACGCTCAGAACCAAAGAGTACGCGCACGATTATCGCTACTTCCCCGACCCCGACCTGGTGCCGATGGAGTTCGACCCGGAGTGGATCGAGGGGTTGCGCGCGGAATTGCCCGAGCTGCCCGATGAGCGCAAGGAGCGCTATATGAGCGATTTCGGCCTGCCCGCGCACGACGCGAACCTCCTCGTCGAGACCAAAGCGACAGGTGACTTCTTCGAAGCCGCCGCCGCCCTATATGGCGGCGACGCCAAAATTATTAGCAACTGGATACTCGGGGACTTGACCTATTACCTAAACGCCGAAAACGTCGAGATAGACGCGAGCGAGATAAAACCGGCACACCTCGTCGAGATGGTGGAATTGATCGATGACGGCACCATTAGCGGCAAGATAGCGAAAGAGATTTTTTCGGAGATGTTTAAGACCGGCAAGCTGCCCAAGGCTATTGTCGAAGAGAAGGGCATGACCCAGATAAGCGGCGAGGATGAGATAGCGAAGATTGTAGACGATGTCATCGCGCAAAATCCCGACGCCGTCCGGGAATTTCACGACGGCAAGGAGCGCGCATTCGGCTTCTTGGTGGGACAGGCGATGCGCTTGACCAAAGGGCGCGGCAACCCGGGGCTTATCAACAAGCTTCTGAAGGAAAGATTGTAG
- a CDS encoding UPF0280 family protein, with amino-acid sequence MYEPRFYRDQMAAGGLVPFEVRVEETDLLICATDDLSATAHELVVYYRALIEEFIERFPVFKTSFTPVEVPANAPDIVQSMADAAKAAGVGPMAAVAGAISEYVGRALLEHADEVIVENGGDIFIKSNKDRKMGIYAGESPLSNRLAVSVKAEDTPLGICTSSGSVGHSISFGRADAAVVFSADVALADAVATRVGNMVRTKEDIGRAIDFAQTVPGVEGVIIVIGDGLGGWGKFEFAPI; translated from the coding sequence GTGTACGAGCCGCGATTCTACCGCGATCAGATGGCAGCCGGGGGACTCGTTCCTTTCGAGGTAAGAGTCGAAGAGACCGACTTACTGATCTGCGCCACCGACGATTTGTCGGCGACGGCGCATGAGTTAGTCGTTTATTATCGTGCCTTAATCGAAGAGTTCATCGAGCGGTTTCCGGTTTTCAAGACAAGCTTTACTCCGGTAGAGGTTCCCGCGAATGCGCCCGACATCGTCCAATCTATGGCTGACGCGGCAAAGGCCGCCGGTGTCGGTCCGATGGCGGCGGTTGCGGGAGCGATCTCCGAATATGTCGGTCGCGCGCTTCTGGAGCACGCGGATGAGGTTATCGTAGAAAACGGTGGAGACATCTTTATCAAGTCGAATAAAGACCGCAAGATGGGTATCTACGCGGGCGAGTCTCCTTTGAGTAATCGCTTAGCCGTCTCCGTCAAGGCCGAAGATACTCCGCTGGGGATTTGCACCTCATCCGGGAGCGTAGGGCACTCGATCAGTTTCGGCAGGGCGGACGCCGCCGTCGTTTTCTCGGCTGACGTTGCGCTCGCAGACGCGGTTGCCACGCGTGTCGGCAATATGGTGCGCACGAAGGAAGATATTGGAAGAGCGATTGATTTCGCGCAGACCGTTCCCGGTGTCGAAGGTGTAATAATCGTGATCGGCGACGGACTCGGCGGCTGGGGAAAATTCGAATTTGCGCCGATTTGA
- the gatA gene encoding Asp-tRNA(Asn)/Glu-tRNA(Gln) amidotransferase subunit GatA has protein sequence MELFKLTIHELHERLVSKEISAKDCAESVFSRIDDVEERVKSYITVTREEAFAKADEIDKKIAGGERIGPLAGIPTAIKDVMSTEGIRTTCGSKILENYIPVYTSTAVKNLLDEGIVMTGKTNMDEFAMGSSTENSGFFVTRNPWDLERVPGGSSGGSASVVAADEAIFSLGSDTGGSIRQPAALCGIVGMKPTYGLVSRFGLIAFASSLDQIGPFTKDVTDCAIVLNHLIGHDINDSTSVKIDKPDYTKALVNDLNGIKIGVPKELMAEGIDPKIRAVIENALKLLEDNGAVVAETSLPNIEHSLSAYYIIAPAEAGSNLARFDGVRYGYRVPDAEDLIDMYMRTRAEGFGDEVKRRIMLGTYALSAGYYDAYYGQAQKVRTLIMDDFNRAFADYDVLVSPTAPTTAFKIGEKVDDPLSMYLSDICTIPVNLAGLPGISVPCGTVGGLPVGLQVIGKTLGEEMMLRVAYSFEQSFGWSEKPEL, from the coding sequence ATGGAACTTTTTAAACTGACCATCCACGAACTTCACGAGAGGCTCGTCTCAAAAGAGATAAGCGCGAAAGACTGCGCCGAGAGCGTCTTTTCGCGCATCGACGATGTCGAGGAGCGCGTCAAATCGTACATAACCGTCACGCGGGAAGAAGCGTTTGCGAAGGCGGATGAAATAGACAAAAAAATCGCGGGCGGTGAGAGGATAGGCCCGCTGGCCGGAATCCCTACCGCCATCAAAGACGTCATGAGCACGGAGGGGATTCGCACGACCTGCGGCTCGAAGATTCTCGAGAACTATATCCCCGTCTATACCTCGACCGCGGTCAAAAACCTGCTCGACGAAGGTATCGTGATGACGGGAAAGACCAACATGGACGAGTTCGCGATGGGTTCTTCGACCGAGAACTCGGGGTTTTTCGTGACCCGTAACCCATGGGATTTGGAGCGGGTTCCGGGCGGCTCAAGCGGCGGCTCGGCCTCGGTCGTCGCGGCCGATGAGGCGATATTTTCGCTGGGGTCCGATACCGGGGGGTCGATTAGACAACCGGCGGCGCTCTGCGGCATAGTCGGCATGAAGCCGACTTATGGTCTGGTCTCGAGGTTCGGCCTTATCGCGTTCGCTTCGTCTCTCGACCAGATAGGACCGTTCACTAAGGATGTTACCGATTGCGCGATTGTCCTCAACCACCTCATCGGCCATGACATCAACGACTCGACTTCGGTCAAGATAGACAAGCCCGATTATACGAAAGCGCTCGTCAATGATTTGAACGGGATAAAGATAGGCGTTCCGAAAGAGCTGATGGCGGAGGGGATCGACCCGAAGATAAGAGCGGTGATCGAGAACGCCCTAAAGCTCCTGGAGGACAACGGCGCGGTCGTCGCCGAGACTTCCCTCCCCAATATCGAGCACTCCCTCTCGGCGTATTATATTATAGCGCCGGCCGAAGCCGGCTCTAACTTGGCCAGGTTCGACGGGGTGCGTTATGGCTATCGCGTTCCCGACGCGGAAGACTTGATAGATATGTATATGCGCACGCGCGCCGAGGGTTTCGGCGATGAGGTCAAGCGTCGGATAATGCTCGGCACCTATGCGTTGAGCGCGGGGTACTATGACGCTTACTACGGCCAGGCGCAGAAGGTGAGGACGTTGATAATGGACGATTTCAACCGGGCGTTCGCCGATTATGACGTGCTGGTCTCGCCGACCGCGCCGACGACGGCGTTTAAGATAGGCGAGAAGGTCGACGACCCGCTCTCGATGTATCTCTCCGATATCTGCACGATACCGGTGAACCTGGCGGGGCTTCCGGGCATATCGGTGCCGTGCGGCACGGTAGGCGGCCTCCCGGTCGGCCTGCAGGTGATAGGGAAGACGCTCGGCGAAGAGATGATGTTGCGGGTAGCCTACAGCTTTGAGCAGAGTTTCGGGTGGAGTGAGAAGCCCGAGCTGTAG
- the gatC gene encoding Asp-tRNA(Asn)/Glu-tRNA(Gln) amidotransferase subunit GatC, whose protein sequence is MAISEKDVKHVAWLARLALSDAEVERFAKQLDVILEHAGKIAELDTKDVQPTAHAIPLKNVLREDKVGRCLAPEVALANAPHQEDQAFVVPRIV, encoded by the coding sequence ATGGCCATTAGCGAAAAGGATGTTAAACACGTTGCGTGGTTGGCCAGGCTCGCGTTGAGCGACGCCGAAGTCGAAAGATTCGCCAAGCAGCTCGATGTTATTCTGGAGCACGCGGGCAAAATCGCGGAACTCGACACTAAAGACGTCCAGCCTACGGCGCACGCCATCCCGTTGAAGAACGTTTTGCGCGAGGATAAGGTAGGCCGGTGCCTGGCGCCGGAAGTCGCTCTCGCTAACGCGCCCCACCAGGAAGACCAGGCGTTCGTCGTACCGAGAATCGTCTAG
- the nifV gene encoding homocitrate synthase, with translation MLDNFDLRSPFSHINPEDIRIDDTTLRDGEQTAGVVFSNHEKIRIAQLLDEIGVHQIEAGIPAMGGDEKAVIKEIAGLGLRSSILGWNRAVIPDIQHSIDCGVDAVAISIATSDIHIKHKLKKDRAWVVDSVVESVKFAKENGLYVSVNAEDGSRTDIGFLIEFGNAAKEAGADRIRFCDTIGVMDPFSTFQIIRDFKESVGTDVEMHTHNDFGMATANALAGVKAGANWINTTVNGLGERAGNAALEEVIMAMKYLGHIELGFKTEMFRELSEYVARASARTIPIWKAIVGTNVFAHESGIHADGVIKNPKTYEVFAPEEVGLERQLVIGKHSGSASIVQKFREFGVEIDQDAAQEVLTAVRSASVELKRSLFEKELVYIYQDYLRKHGKEPYEACE, from the coding sequence ATGTTAGATAACTTTGATTTAAGAAGCCCGTTCTCACATATCAACCCTGAAGATATCAGGATAGATGATACGACTTTGCGTGACGGCGAGCAAACGGCGGGAGTCGTCTTCTCCAACCATGAGAAGATAAGAATCGCCCAGCTGTTGGATGAGATAGGTGTCCATCAAATAGAGGCCGGAATCCCGGCGATGGGCGGCGACGAAAAAGCGGTCATCAAAGAAATCGCCGGCCTCGGTTTGCGTTCAAGCATTTTGGGATGGAACAGGGCGGTCATCCCCGATATCCAGCACTCCATAGATTGCGGTGTCGATGCCGTGGCGATATCGATTGCCACCTCCGATATCCACATTAAACATAAACTCAAGAAAGACCGGGCGTGGGTCGTCGATAGTGTCGTGGAGAGCGTGAAATTCGCCAAGGAAAACGGCTTGTATGTCTCGGTCAACGCCGAGGACGGCTCCCGGACCGATATCGGTTTTCTTATAGAGTTCGGCAACGCGGCAAAAGAAGCCGGCGCGGACCGCATCCGGTTCTGTGACACCATCGGCGTCATGGACCCCTTCAGCACCTTCCAGATAATCAGGGATTTTAAGGAATCGGTCGGCACCGACGTCGAGATGCATACGCATAACGATTTCGGAATGGCTACCGCCAACGCTTTGGCCGGCGTAAAAGCCGGTGCGAACTGGATAAACACAACGGTCAACGGACTCGGTGAGCGCGCGGGGAACGCGGCGCTCGAAGAGGTTATCATGGCGATGAAATACTTGGGCCATATCGAGCTTGGCTTCAAGACGGAGATGTTCCGCGAACTCTCCGAGTATGTCGCGAGGGCGTCGGCGCGGACTATCCCGATTTGGAAAGCGATTGTCGGCACCAACGTCTTCGCCCACGAATCGGGCATTCACGCGGATGGCGTCATAAAGAACCCGAAAACTTACGAGGTGTTCGCGCCCGAAGAGGTCGGCCTCGAGCGCCAGCTCGTTATCGGGAAGCACTCCGGCTCGGCTTCTATCGTTCAGAAGTTCAGGGAGTTCGGGGTAGAGATAGACCAGGACGCGGCCCAGGAGGTTTTAACGGCGGTAAGGAGCGCCTCGGTCGAGCTGAAGCGTTCGTTGTTCGAAAAAGAACTAGTATACATCTACCAGGATTACCTGCGCAAACATGGAAAGGAGCCGTACGAGGCTTGTGAGTAA
- a CDS encoding 3-isopropylmalate dehydratase large subunit, which produces MSKTIVEKILSEHSGLDAYAGDIVVANIDAALVQDGTGPLAVEQLRKLGMEQAANPERTVLFIDHAAPSPRKELSNAHKILRDFAAKTGAILSDVDEGVCHQRMVEDYINPGEVLIGADSHTCTAGALGAFATGMGSTDVAIGIASGKTWLRVPETIKVYVTGEFKKGVYPKDLMLHFIGMIGADGATYQSIEFSGPTIDAMDMSGRFTLANMAVEAGAKAGLFKTDEKTKKYLEERGRGDKWREIAPDADATYERVVEIDVTDLEPTISCPHTVDNTKTISEVIGTKVDQVFIGTCTNGRIEDLRIAARILAGKSRNPNTRLLVCPASKEVYLQAIEEGILAKLASAGAAIVNPGCGACVGVHGGILGDGEVCLATQNRNFQGRMGNTEAFIYLSSPATAAATALEGVIADPRKYL; this is translated from the coding sequence GTGAGTAAGACGATTGTCGAGAAGATATTGAGCGAGCATAGCGGCTTAGACGCTTATGCCGGAGATATAGTCGTCGCCAACATCGACGCGGCGCTGGTACAGGACGGGACCGGGCCGCTCGCGGTGGAACAGCTGCGGAAGTTGGGGATGGAGCAGGCGGCGAACCCGGAGCGCACGGTTCTCTTTATCGACCACGCGGCGCCGAGCCCGCGTAAAGAACTCTCCAACGCGCACAAGATACTCCGCGATTTCGCCGCGAAGACCGGCGCGATTCTCTCCGATGTCGACGAGGGGGTCTGCCACCAGCGGATGGTCGAAGACTATATAAACCCGGGCGAGGTGCTTATCGGGGCCGATTCGCATACCTGCACCGCCGGCGCGCTCGGCGCGTTCGCAACGGGGATGGGCTCGACCGACGTGGCGATAGGTATCGCGTCGGGCAAGACGTGGCTGCGGGTTCCCGAGACCATCAAGGTCTACGTTACCGGCGAGTTTAAAAAGGGCGTCTATCCCAAGGATTTGATGCTTCATTTTATAGGGATGATCGGCGCCGACGGGGCGACTTATCAGTCGATCGAGTTTAGCGGCCCGACTATAGACGCGATGGATATGTCGGGCAGATTTACGCTGGCGAATATGGCCGTGGAGGCCGGCGCCAAAGCCGGGCTTTTTAAGACGGATGAGAAGACCAAGAAATATCTAGAAGAGCGCGGTCGCGGGGACAAGTGGCGTGAAATCGCGCCCGACGCCGACGCGACCTATGAGCGCGTTGTCGAGATAGACGTTACCGACCTCGAGCCGACCATATCGTGCCCGCACACCGTAGACAACACGAAGACGATTTCCGAGGTCATAGGGACCAAGGTCGACCAGGTCTTCATCGGTACCTGTACCAACGGCAGGATTGAGGATTTACGTATCGCCGCCCGGATACTGGCGGGCAAGAGCCGCAATCCCAATACCAGGCTGCTCGTTTGCCCCGCCTCTAAGGAGGTATACCTCCAGGCGATCGAGGAGGGAATTCTCGCGAAGCTCGCGTCGGCGGGCGCCGCTATCGTCAATCCCGGTTGCGGGGCTTGTGTCGGTGTCCATGGCGGCATTTTGGGGGACGGTGAGGTATGCTTGGCTACCCAGAACCGCAATTTCCAGGGTCGCATGGGCAATACCGAGGCGTTTATTTATTTGAGTTCGCCGGCGACGGCCGCGGCGACCGCTCTAGAGGGCGTAATCGCCGACCCGAGGAAGTACTTGTAG
- a CDS encoding polysaccharide deacetylase family protein produces the protein MEDIGTSETSRPQRRVGVRWNYKRIAVALAVVIFAVSLIGYGIYGLAKLILVGSEPKRVAEKPVKVAAAVYAPPPSTTTTTTMTEPNHIKYTVKDGDSYYLIALEYSTTIEEIKKLNRVSADNNNLRIGMVLKVPVKELPPEDAAKTQVEDEVAAPAGQPAIKASAKELFKGPADKKRIALTFDAGEASEATPRILDALKAANVKGTFFLIGTWIEENAELTKKIVSEGHSVGNHSYSHIDFTKQTDSEIVYQLSKADELLMGLTKTSMKPIFRPPFGARDGRVLRVAAKAGYTSIYWTVDSLDWKPGMKPEQVRNRTLAGLTNGAIVLMHCGSSQTAEMLPGLIEDIESRGYELVTVPELFE, from the coding sequence TTGGAAGATATCGGAACTTCTGAGACAAGCAGGCCCCAACGGCGCGTAGGCGTCAGATGGAACTACAAGCGCATTGCGGTAGCCCTCGCCGTTGTCATTTTTGCGGTAAGCCTGATTGGCTATGGAATCTATGGCCTGGCAAAACTCATTTTGGTTGGTTCGGAGCCGAAACGTGTCGCTGAAAAACCCGTAAAAGTCGCCGCGGCGGTCTACGCACCCCCGCCTTCGACGACAACGACAACGACGATGACGGAACCCAATCATATCAAATACACGGTTAAGGACGGCGATAGTTATTACCTCATCGCGTTAGAGTATTCGACTACCATCGAGGAGATCAAGAAGCTCAATCGTGTTTCGGCTGACAACAACAACCTGCGGATAGGCATGGTACTCAAGGTTCCGGTAAAGGAGTTGCCTCCGGAGGATGCGGCAAAGACTCAAGTTGAGGATGAGGTTGCGGCGCCGGCGGGGCAACCCGCGATAAAAGCCTCCGCAAAAGAGCTTTTTAAGGGTCCGGCGGACAAAAAGCGAATAGCACTTACGTTCGATGCCGGGGAGGCCAGTGAGGCCACGCCGCGAATTCTAGATGCGCTGAAAGCCGCCAATGTCAAAGGAACGTTTTTTCTTATAGGCACGTGGATTGAGGAAAACGCGGAACTGACGAAGAAGATCGTAAGCGAGGGTCACAGCGTGGGAAACCATTCGTATTCGCATATCGATTTTACCAAGCAGACCGATAGCGAGATAGTCTACCAGCTAAGTAAGGCCGATGAGTTGCTGATGGGACTGACGAAGACGAGCATGAAGCCGATTTTCAGGCCGCCGTTCGGCGCCCGTGACGGCCGGGTCTTAAGAGTCGCCGCAAAGGCGGGTTATACCTCGATTTATTGGACGGTCGATTCCCTCGACTGGAAGCCGGGGATGAAGCCGGAGCAGGTGAGGAATAGGACACTCGCGGGGCTTACCAATGGCGCGATAGTGCTTATGCATTGCGGCAGCAGCCAGACCGCTGAGATGCTGCCCGGCCTTATCGAAGATATCGAGAGCAGGGGATACGAATTGGTCACGGTCCCGGAACTTTTCGAGTAA
- the ligA gene encoding NAD-dependent DNA ligase LigA, with translation MSDKKAVGKRAEELRRQVNYHNYRYYVLDSPEISDDEYDILVRELEAIESQHPELITPDSPTQRIGAEPSEAFKPIKHRSKMLSLANAFSFEELSEFFNRISRELDTDKIDFVCELKIDGVAVAIVYENGVYVSGATRGDGEVGEDITANIKTIQSLPLRLLTDGELGVLEVRGEAYLSKGQFKQLNEEREEEGLPLFANPRNAAAGSLRQLNPGVTAERHLDMLVYALGFSSGLSFSSHWETLAFLREAGLRINKHSGKAASIEEAYEFCESWQEQRHTLPFEIDGVVVKVDSFAQQDILGSTSKAPRWAIAYKFPAEQRTTVLRAIELSVGRTGAVTPTAVLDPVVVAGSTVSRATLHNEDEIKRKDIRIGDTVIIHKAGDVIPEIVAPIVSKRTGKEREFVMPTTCPACGGDVVRPEGEAVARCVNINCPAVIFEHVQHFASRGAMDIDGLGESVARQLLDKSLIKDVADIYTLTKEELLVIEHFADKAADNLLGAIEASKGRPLARLLFALGIRHVGARGAEVLAEHFGSVAALAGASREELTAIDEIGPRIAESIVEFFGEERNARVIEKLRRAGVKMEQSVVARPEQRFAGQTFVFTGAMSKLTRSEAETIVKSMGAKASSSVSKKTAYVVAGEDAGGKYDKAKSLGVKILTEEEFMGLIDG, from the coding sequence ATGAGCGATAAGAAGGCGGTCGGGAAACGCGCTGAAGAGCTGCGAAGACAGGTCAATTATCATAATTATCGCTATTATGTGCTAGACTCTCCCGAAATATCCGATGATGAGTACGACATTTTAGTTCGTGAGCTTGAAGCTATCGAGAGTCAACATCCAGAGCTTATCACGCCCGATTCACCGACACAGCGTATCGGGGCCGAACCTTCCGAAGCTTTCAAGCCCATTAAACACAGGTCGAAAATGCTCAGCCTCGCTAACGCCTTCTCGTTCGAAGAGTTGTCGGAGTTCTTCAATAGAATAAGTCGGGAACTCGATACCGATAAGATAGATTTTGTCTGTGAGCTGAAAATCGACGGTGTCGCGGTCGCCATCGTATACGAGAACGGTGTTTACGTTTCGGGAGCTACCAGGGGCGACGGTGAGGTCGGCGAGGATATTACGGCCAACATCAAGACTATCCAGTCGCTCCCCTTGCGCCTGCTGACAGATGGGGAGCTTGGGGTCTTGGAGGTGCGCGGGGAGGCGTACCTGTCAAAAGGGCAATTCAAGCAACTAAACGAAGAGCGTGAAGAGGAGGGGCTTCCCCTCTTCGCCAACCCGAGAAACGCGGCCGCCGGCTCGCTCCGTCAATTGAATCCGGGAGTTACCGCTGAGCGCCATCTCGACATGCTCGTCTACGCACTCGGTTTTAGTTCCGGCTTATCGTTCTCCAGCCACTGGGAGACGTTGGCGTTTTTACGGGAGGCCGGCTTAAGGATTAATAAGCACTCCGGAAAAGCGGCTTCGATCGAGGAGGCTTACGAGTTTTGTGAGAGCTGGCAGGAACAACGCCATACACTCCCCTTCGAAATCGACGGGGTCGTTGTCAAGGTCGATTCGTTTGCGCAGCAAGATATATTAGGTTCTACCAGCAAAGCGCCCCGCTGGGCGATTGCCTATAAGTTCCCGGCGGAGCAGCGGACGACCGTTCTGAGGGCCATCGAGCTCAGCGTCGGGCGTACCGGCGCGGTGACGCCGACCGCGGTGCTCGACCCGGTCGTCGTCGCGGGGTCGACGGTCAGTCGGGCGACGCTCCACAACGAAGACGAGATAAAGCGTAAAGACATACGCATTGGCGACACCGTCATCATTCATAAAGCGGGCGATGTCATTCCCGAGATTGTCGCGCCTATTGTCAGCAAGCGCACCGGCAAGGAGCGTGAGTTTGTGATGCCGACGACGTGCCCGGCCTGCGGCGGCGATGTGGTCCGCCCGGAGGGTGAAGCGGTCGCCCGTTGCGTCAACATCAACTGCCCCGCCGTCATCTTCGAGCATGTCCAGCATTTTGCCTCGCGGGGCGCGATGGACATCGACGGGCTGGGGGAATCGGTCGCGCGCCAACTGCTCGATAAATCACTCATCAAGGACGTGGCGGATATCTACACTTTGACTAAAGAGGAACTCCTTGTTATCGAGCATTTCGCGGACAAGGCGGCCGATAACCTGCTCGGCGCCATCGAGGCGTCGAAAGGACGACCGCTCGCTCGCCTGCTCTTCGCGCTCGGTATCAGGCACGTGGGCGCGCGCGGGGCGGAGGTGCTGGCGGAGCATTTCGGCTCGGTCGCCGCGCTTGCGGGAGCGTCCCGCGAAGAGCTGACCGCGATAGATGAGATAGGGCCGAGGATTGCCGAGAGCATCGTCGAGTTCTTCGGCGAAGAGCGCAACGCGCGGGTAATCGAGAAGTTGCGGCGCGCCGGGGTCAAGATGGAGCAGTCCGTAGTCGCTCGTCCCGAGCAGAGATTCGCCGGGCAGACCTTTGTCTTTACCGGCGCTATGAGCAAGCTGACAAGAAGTGAGGCCGAAACGATAGTCAAGTCGATGGGCGCGAAGGCGTCGTCGAGCGTGAGCAAGAAGACCGCCTATGTGGTCGCGGGTGAAGACGCGGGCGGCAAGTATGATAAAGCGAAATCCTTAGGGGTAAAGATATTGACGGAAGAAGAGTTTATGGGGCTTATTGATGGATGA
- a CDS encoding CPBP family intramembrane metalloprotease yields the protein MDDRSVPWTITDVAYALLFFILMITMGSLVFLVGRVIEVPKGVVPIAGTAVGYLLLVAAVWYFAILKRGATWKALGFKRFNLVAGAGLVVIWFFLVKIISYFYVILAERVGLEETQDIARQIPEAFGAGTTGFIIAAMMVAVLAPVAEELFFRGFLYQALRQRWGVNVAVIASGVLFSLAHFNLYLLVPIAVIGFALAYLYERSDSLGPPIMLHALNNLISVVVVYYGGVPPAVG from the coding sequence ATGGATGATAGAAGCGTTCCCTGGACGATTACCGATGTCGCTTATGCTCTGCTCTTTTTTATTTTGATGATAACGATGGGGTCGCTCGTCTTTCTGGTCGGGCGCGTCATCGAGGTGCCGAAAGGCGTCGTTCCCATTGCGGGGACCGCTGTCGGCTATTTGCTTTTGGTCGCCGCGGTGTGGTATTTTGCGATATTGAAGCGCGGCGCGACCTGGAAGGCACTCGGCTTTAAGCGATTTAACCTGGTTGCGGGCGCCGGTCTTGTGGTGATATGGTTCTTCTTGGTAAAAATAATAAGTTATTTCTACGTCATTCTTGCGGAACGTGTCGGGCTCGAGGAGACTCAAGACATCGCGCGGCAAATCCCGGAAGCCTTTGGAGCGGGCACCACTGGTTTTATTATCGCCGCGATGATGGTCGCCGTGCTCGCCCCGGTCGCTGAAGAGCTGTTTTTTCGGGGGTTTCTCTACCAGGCGCTCAGGCAGCGCTGGGGCGTTAACGTTGCCGTAATCGCCAGCGGCGTGCTTTTTTCGCTGGCCCATTTTAACTTGTATTTGTTGGTGCCGATTGCCGTCATCGGGTTCGCGCTCGCCTACCTTTACGAGCGGAGCGACTCGTTGGGCCCGCCCATAATGCTGCACGCGCTCAATAACTTGATATCGGTCGTAGTGGTATACTATGGTGGTGTTCCGCCGGCTGTAGGGTAA